The Miscanthus floridulus cultivar M001 chromosome 7, ASM1932011v1, whole genome shotgun sequence genome includes a region encoding these proteins:
- the LOC136462317 gene encoding BRCA1-associated RING domain protein 1-like produces the protein MSRKRALSEENGGASALKSRSTPINLFEDENVFCHYFAESQFHGPMVRYLKGRVVFIDEGNSSDAIYVHRKWLEWASGVWFMGDIVMNFEPEIRRASKLSCKRCGVKGAALGSYYDPCLTSFHVPCAVKTMVCIFDGYVLCPEHVSNALPCDKLGTHPKENYNASSLHQSGRADKEGNFDYHNRENQQTDQLNTSNASSLTQSHPCHEEGISTNCSKVGEQTDQLNSSPYIEKEETFDSHGRKNQQTDHLTISSPYLPHSLHSQKEEISTNSSRDDQQIDQLHTSSSSSLPLGACQGEEMESDQPDTSSCPADQLVLLGFSLSAEEKDFMQKFASWTNATLAKERAENVTHVVLGKGAGTSWSRSFEVLMAILLGKWVVHFEWVADSLQLAPGPEASYEVVASTMDSLGTINGPKQGTIRASEGLQAPKLFSGLSFCLSGFMSPDNRDRTRDLIAAAGGRVREKRDLHLLLENPDRSSSSVKPRPCYFVYDVDPPGEFRSGSLQEEMEEVREQAAAGAQVI, from the exons ATGTCTAGAAAACGTGCCTTGTCCGAAGAAAATGGAGGTGCTTCTGCATTGAAGAGCCGATCAACTCCAATCAATTTATTTGAAGATGAAAATGTTTTTTGTCATTA ttttgccgagagccag TTTCATGGGCCGATGGTACGTTATCTGAAGGGAAGAGTTGTGTTCATTGACGAGGGCAACTCATCAGATGCCATCTACGTCCATAGGAAATGGCTCGAGTG GGCTTCTGGAGTATGGTTTATGGGTGACATTGTTATGAACTTTGAGCCAGAAATTAGACGTGCTTCAAAACTGAGCTGCAAAAGATGTGGAGTCAAGGGAGCGGCCCTTGGTTCTTATTACGATCCTTGCCTCACGAGTTTTCACGTTCCATGTGCAGTCAAGACAATGGTTTGTattttt GATGGCTATGTGCTGTGCCCTGAACATGTTTCAAATGCTCTACCATGTGATAAACTGGGCACACATCCAAAGGAGAATTACAATGCTTCTTCATTGCATCAAAG CGGACGTGCAGATAAGGAAGGAAATTTTGACTATCATAATAGGGAAAATCAACAAACTGATCAGCTTAACACCTCAAATGCTTCCTCGCTGACTCAGAG CCATCCTTGTCACGAAGAAGGAATTTCTACCAATTGCTCAAAGGTTGGTGAACAAACGGATCAGCTTAACTCCAG CCCATACATAGAAAAGGAAGAAACTTTTGACAGTCATGGAAGGAAAAATCAACAAACAGATCATCTTACCATTTCAAGTCCTTATTTGCCACACAG CCTACACTCTCAAAAAGAAGAAATTTCCACCAATAGCTCAAGGGATGACCAGCAAATAGATCAGCTTCACACTTCAAGTTCTTCTTCCTTGCCACTGGG AGCTTGCCAAGGGGAAGAAATGGAATCAGATCAGCCTGACACATCAAGCTGCCCTGCTGATCAGTTAGTTCTGCTTGGTTTTTCTTTAAGTGCCGAAGAGAAG GACTTCATGCAAAAGTTTGCAAGTTGGACCAACGCGACGCTGGCGAAAGAGAGGGCCGAAAATGTGACCCATGTCGTTTTGGGCAAAGGTGCTGGTACCTCATGGAGCAGATCATTTGAAGTCCTTATGGCAATACTGCTTGGGAAATGGGTTGTTCATTTCGAAT GGGTCGCGGACAGCTTGCAGCTCGCTCCAGGTCCAGAGGCTTCTTATGAGGTAGTAGCATCCACCATGGATTCACTCGGGACAATCAACGGGCCGAAGCAGGGGACAATCCGAGCAAGTGAAG GCTTGCAGGCACCGAAACTGTTTTCGGGACTGTCCTTCTGCCTGAGTGGCTTCATGAGCCCTGACAACAGAGACCGCACGCGAGACCTCATAGCAGCCGCCGGAGGGCGGGTGCGGGAGAAGCGCGACCTGCACCTGCTACTGGAAAATCCTGACCGCTCTTCGTCTTCGGTGAAGCCGAGGCCCTGCTACTTCGTGTACGACGTCGACCCGCCCGGAGAGTTCCGCTCGGGCTCGCtgcaggaggagatggaggaggtCAGAGAGCAGGCGGCGGCTGGTGCGCAGGTGATCTGA